A window of Mucilaginibacter paludis DSM 18603 contains these coding sequences:
- a CDS encoding DUF5017 domain-containing protein — protein sequence MSQNKNIIPVRSLILIAFLFACSACSKKIDVKPVTFDVSSNKLKGAASTTFTLTDTVLFKFTGNPDMITFFSGEVGKRYEYAGRTSAAGMPQLQFSTVRANGAQAGSLSLLVSTDFKGVVANTVYGSLIRDTAATNANIAAATWTDITSRATLSTGATTAVSSGLIDLSDFSKGKPVYIAFKYTATAGTIQNKWTISALSVNNVLADGTTYTIASLNGPTTAITNYGSNTYGPGWAVSYDLAKNANKYAWVYTDKTSLVITGATTAAAATAGAEVWAVMGPVDLTRVTPDVGLSIKAISARLSSYQYNYAAAGTYNAVFVASNTTPDASNSIVKKNTITVTP from the coding sequence ATGTCACAAAATAAAAATATCATACCAGTCAGATCGCTTATCCTGATCGCGTTTTTATTTGCTTGCTCGGCTTGCAGCAAAAAGATAGACGTAAAACCTGTTACGTTTGATGTAAGCAGCAACAAGTTAAAGGGAGCGGCAAGCACCACATTCACGCTTACCGATACCGTTTTGTTTAAGTTTACCGGTAACCCGGATATGATCACCTTTTTTTCGGGCGAGGTTGGCAAGCGGTATGAATATGCCGGTCGCACCTCAGCCGCAGGTATGCCTCAATTGCAGTTCAGCACCGTAAGGGCAAACGGAGCGCAGGCCGGTTCGCTGTCGTTATTGGTCTCGACAGATTTTAAAGGCGTTGTTGCCAATACGGTGTATGGCTCTTTAATCCGCGATACCGCCGCTACCAATGCCAATATTGCCGCGGCTACCTGGACCGACATTACCAGCAGGGCAACGCTATCAACCGGGGCAACTACGGCAGTATCCTCCGGCCTGATCGATCTTTCTGATTTTTCAAAGGGCAAGCCGGTTTATATCGCCTTTAAATATACAGCCACCGCGGGAACCATTCAAAACAAGTGGACCATCAGCGCATTGTCGGTAAATAATGTGCTGGCCGATGGCACTACCTATACCATAGCCAGTTTAAATGGACCAACTACGGCTATAACCAATTATGGTAGTAATACTTACGGGCCGGGTTGGGCCGTATCGTACGATCTGGCAAAAAATGCTAACAAATATGCCTGGGTTTATACCGATAAAACTTCGCTGGTGATAACCGGGGCAACTACTGCCGCGGCCGCCACAGCCGGAGCGGAGGTATGGGCAGTGATGGGGCCTGTTGATTTAACCAGGGTTACGCCCGATGTAGGCTTAAGCATAAAGGCTATTTCGGCCCGGTTATCATCCTACCAATATAACTACGCTGCCGCCGGAACTTACAATGCCGTATTTGTAGCTTCTAATACCACGCCCGATGCGTCAAACAGTATTGTTAAAAAAAATACGATAACCGTTACGCCCTGA